The following coding sequences lie in one Methylotuvimicrobium alcaliphilum 20Z genomic window:
- a CDS encoding ShlB/FhaC/HecB family hemolysin secretion/activation protein: MIKKVFSTIRWLVVVVMCLTSSITLAEDENHFDLWELRVKGNTLLDRKTIELGVYPFLGEDKSIDTVEQARASLEKIYHSQGYQTVAVDIPEQDVVGGVVYLEVTEGKVSRLRVTDSRYFSLGRIKAKIPELAEGKVPNIQVMQQQLADLGKESSDRSVVPILRAGETPGTVEVDLKVKDSMPIHGKVEVNGRNVANTSRLRTIASLRYDNLWQKFHSASFMYQTSPEKPEEVEVFVGTYVMPLLDTDAKLALYAVSSSSDSQIASAGALSVIGTGDIYGARFILPLTGKDHYSHSFTLGVDYKSFAEDLNLLGADTLKTPITYLPFMAQYNGTVSDENSLLSFNLGVNFSIRGLGNDEQEFADKRFLAKPNYLMLNGGIDYKYNLPWGMDFVSRISGQIADSPIISNEQYSIGGDDSVRGYFETQVLSDDGVQGSIELYSPRLLPFDSDWEAVNTFRGLVFLDAGRGWIKSALPGIDNKINLASGGVGLRFQAWKYLVANLDVAFPFISQGTIESGDPRLHFRVAAEF, from the coding sequence ATGATTAAAAAGGTTTTTTCGACGATTCGTTGGTTAGTTGTCGTGGTTATGTGCTTAACAAGCTCAATAACACTTGCCGAAGACGAAAATCACTTCGACCTATGGGAGCTTAGAGTCAAAGGCAATACGTTGCTGGACCGTAAAACCATCGAACTGGGAGTCTACCCTTTTCTAGGCGAAGATAAGAGCATCGATACCGTGGAACAAGCCCGCGCCTCACTGGAAAAAATCTATCACAGTCAAGGATACCAAACAGTCGCCGTGGACATTCCGGAGCAGGACGTCGTCGGAGGCGTGGTGTATTTGGAAGTGACCGAGGGCAAGGTATCCCGTTTACGCGTGACCGATTCGCGTTATTTCTCATTGGGTCGTATCAAAGCCAAAATTCCGGAATTAGCCGAAGGAAAAGTGCCTAATATTCAAGTCATGCAACAGCAGTTAGCTGACCTAGGTAAGGAATCGTCAGACCGAAGCGTGGTGCCGATATTACGAGCCGGCGAAACGCCCGGCACAGTCGAGGTGGATTTAAAAGTCAAAGACAGCATGCCCATTCACGGCAAAGTCGAAGTCAACGGCAGAAATGTCGCCAATACTAGCCGCTTAAGGACGATCGCATCGTTACGCTACGATAATTTATGGCAAAAATTCCATAGCGCCTCATTCATGTATCAGACCTCGCCCGAAAAGCCGGAAGAAGTCGAAGTCTTCGTCGGCACTTATGTCATGCCCTTGCTCGATACCGATGCCAAACTCGCTCTGTATGCGGTCAGTTCGTCCTCGGATTCGCAAATTGCCAGCGCCGGCGCCTTATCGGTCATCGGCACCGGCGATATTTACGGCGCCCGATTTATTTTACCGCTGACCGGCAAAGATCATTATTCACACAGCTTTACTCTTGGCGTCGATTACAAGTCCTTTGCCGAAGACCTCAATTTACTCGGGGCCGACACCTTAAAAACTCCGATCACTTATTTACCGTTCATGGCTCAATACAACGGTACGGTCAGCGATGAGAACTCCCTGCTGTCATTCAATTTAGGCGTGAATTTTTCAATTCGCGGCCTCGGTAACGATGAGCAGGAGTTTGCCGACAAACGCTTTCTGGCCAAACCGAATTACCTGATGCTCAACGGCGGCATCGATTATAAGTACAACCTGCCTTGGGGAATGGATTTTGTCAGCCGCATATCCGGTCAAATCGCCGATTCGCCTATTATCAGTAACGAACAATACTCGATCGGCGGCGATGACAGTGTTCGTGGCTACTTTGAAACTCAAGTACTGTCAGATGACGGCGTGCAAGGTTCGATCGAATTATATTCGCCGAGATTGCTCCCTTTTGACAGCGACTGGGAAGCCGTCAATACCTTTCGGGGCCTGGTCTTTTTAGATGCCGGACGAGGTTGGATAAAAAGCGCACTGCCCGGTATCGATAACAAAATTAATTTGGCCAGCGGCGGCGTCGGCCTTCGGTTTCAAGCGTGGAAATATTTGGTTGCCAATCTGGACGTGGCATTTCCGTTTATTTCGCAAGGCACGATCGAAAGCGGTGACCCCCGGCTGCATTTTAGAGTCGCTGCCGAATTTTAA